The window TCGCGCTCGGCGACGGCACCCCCGAGGGCATCGAGGGCAAGCACATCAGCGAGGCGGCCCGGGCCGGCGACCTCGTCGCCATCGACTCCTTCCGCGAGCTGGCCCGCTGGGCCGGCGCGGGGCTGGCCGACCTGGCGTCCCTGTTCGACCCGTCCGCGTTCATCGTCGGCGGCGGTGTCTCCGACGAGGGCGACCTCGTCCTGGACCCGATCCGCAAGTCCTTCAAGCGCTGGCTGATCGGCGGCGCCTGGCGCCCGCACGCGCAGGTCCTCGCCGCGCAGCTCGGCGGCAAGGCCGGCATGGTCGGCGCCGCCGACCTCGCCCGCCAGGGCTGACGCACCCGGTCCCTCCACCGCCCGCCGCGCCCCCTGTGGGAGCGGCGGGCGGCTGCGTATCTTGCGGGGCATGGATCTGCCGAAGTCGCATACGGAGCCCGACGGTTCAGCCGTGATCCGGGTACTCAGCTACAACATCCGCTCGCTGCGCGACGACGAGGACGCGCTGGCCCGCGTGATCCGTGCGTGCGAGCCCGACCTGGTGTGCGTCCAGGAGGCGCCACGCTTCTTCCGGTGGCGCAAACACGCGGCGCGACTGGCGTCGAAGTGCGACCTGGTGGTGCTGGGCGGCGGCGCGACGGCCGCCGGCCCGCTGCTGCTGTGCTCGCTGCGCGCACACGTGGAGCACACGCGGGACGTCCTGCTGCCGCTGCGGCCCGGACTGCACCGGCGGGGCTTCGCGACGGCCGTCGTCCGCTTCGGGCCCGCACCCGGGACCAGGGTCGGCGTGCTCAGCGCGCACCTGCCGCTGGACGCGGGGGAGCGGGAGGAGCACGCGGGGCTGCTGCTGGAGCGGCTGGCGGGCCTGGACGCCCCGTACGCGATCGCCGCGGGCGACGTCAACGAGGGTCCCGAGGGCCGCGCCTTCGGCCGGCTGGCCGCGGAACTCCAGGACTGCCGGGCCGTGGCGCCGTGGGGCGGGGAACACACCTGGCTGCGGTCCGGGGCGCCGAGGAGGATCGACGCGATCTTCGCGTCCAAGGGGGTCGAGGTGCTGGGCTGCGGGGTCCCCACGGGCCTGCCCGGGGTCACCGACGCGGACCTGCGGACCGCCACCGACCACCTCCCGGTCCTGGCGGCGCTGCGCCTCGGCGCCGGCCCGGCGTCGGACTGAGCCGCCCGGCGCGACGCCGGCGGGCGCCCCACACCGGGCGGCCTCCCGCCGGGCCCCGGCCGGGGCCCGGCGGGATCCGGACACCACGGCGGATCAGACGACCGCGCCGCGCCCCGGGTCGTCCTCGTCGTCGTCGTCCTCCGACATGCGGGCCACCAGGGTGGCGAAGCCGCCCAGGAAGCCGCCGATGCCCAGGGTGGTCAGCCACCAGGTCATCTCCCACTGGAGCAGCACCGCCACAAGCAGCAGCACCGGCCCGCCCACGACCGCCAGCCAGGCGAACTTGGAGGTGGCGTCCGCCGCCGGGAGTTCCGGCTCCGGAGGAACGAAATGGCCCTCGTCCGCCCGGTCCTCGGGCGTCACGTCCTCGTCCTTCGACTCGACGAGCGAGTGGTCCCGGGGACCGGCCCCGCCCACGCCCGGCGCGAAGGTCACCGAGCTGCCCAGCGGCCCGGCGGGGGCCGGCGGGTCACCGGGGCCGGCGTCCTTCTCCGGCTTCTCCGGCGGCTTCGCGACCGAGGGGGGCGTCGGCTGGACGTCCTCCTCGGGCAACATCAGGTTCTCGATCGGCCGGAACGGTCTGGATCCCGGCGGGTCCGGCGGTTCCTGCCCGTACCCGGCGACGATCGCCGCCCACGCGGCCTCCTCGTCCAACGGGGGAACACCCCCGGACGACTCCTCGTGCTCAGCCACCGCTGGCCGCCCCCTCCCTGCCGACGCTCTTCGAGAGCCGTCCGACGAACGCAACACTGTCCGCGAAGATCCGCTCCGCGTCATGGTCCAACGTCGCGACGTGGTAGCTCTGTTCCAGCAGGGTCTCGGTCACGTCCGTGGACGAGATCCGGGCCAGCACCCGCGCCGAGTCCACGGGCGGCACGACGTGGTCCTGCGGGCTGTGCAGCAGCAGGACCGGCTGGGTGACCTGGGGCAGTTCGGCGTCCACCAGGCGCA of the Streptomyces sp. NBC_01426 genome contains:
- a CDS encoding endonuclease/exonuclease/phosphatase family protein — translated: MDLPKSHTEPDGSAVIRVLSYNIRSLRDDEDALARVIRACEPDLVCVQEAPRFFRWRKHAARLASKCDLVVLGGGATAAGPLLLCSLRAHVEHTRDVLLPLRPGLHRRGFATAVVRFGPAPGTRVGVLSAHLPLDAGEREEHAGLLLERLAGLDAPYAIAAGDVNEGPEGRAFGRLAAELQDCRAVAPWGGEHTWLRSGAPRRIDAIFASKGVEVLGCGVPTGLPGVTDADLRTATDHLPVLAALRLGAGPASD